GCAGTGGCGGCTCGCGCAGCTCGAGGGCACTCAGGATCTCGCGCTGGCGCGGCGTGGTCTCGGTGCGCTGGACGACGCGTCCTGCGGGTCCTGAGAACTCACCGAGATGCATGCGCTCGAGCTCGCGTCGGACGTTGCGCCACGTGTCGCCCGTTGCCCGCTCGATCACGCGGACCAACATGAGCGCCAAGAAGCACAAGGTCACGTGCGCTCGGATCCGGTCCTCCTTGCGGTGGTAGATCGGGCGCAGCTCGATCACCTGTTTCAGGTCCCGCCAGGACGCCTCGACTTCGAGGAGCGACTTGTAGAGCCGGGCCATGTCGGAGGCCGAGAGCGCGTCGTCGGTGCAGGACAGCAAGAACTTGCCGTCGAGGTGGGCTTCGGCCCGGACCTTTGCCTTGTCGATGACGAGGCGGCCGGACCTGCGGGTGAGGTAGCGCTTCAGCGTGGGATGGCAGAGGAGCTCACCTTCTGCGGCGAGCCGCGCGTCACCTTTCTTCTTCTCGATCGCTTGGAGCTCTTCTTCGAGGCGGGCGATCGCCTCGTCCCGGCGCTGGCGGTCGCGCTCGGCCTCGGCCGGGTCCTTGGCAACGACGAAGCGCCGGCGGGCCGGACCGTCGCCGACCACGACCTCTTTCACCTCGAGGCGATCGTCGATCGTCTTGAAGCGGCCGGGACGGGCGAGTGCCTCGTGGTTGGCGTTGCCCTGGCGAAGCTTCTCGCCGAGAAGCACGTGGCCGCCCCCACGCTGCAGGTAGGTGCGGTTCTCCTCGGAGCTGAACCCCCGGTCGCCGATCCAAAGCACCCGGTGGAGCTTCCAGGAGCCGAGCTCGTCGTGGACCTGGCGGATGACGACGGTGTCCGAGGCGTTGCCCGCAAAGCTCCAGCACCTGACGGGGATGCCGTCTTTGGTGACGGCCAGGCCGATCACGACCTGGGGCCGGTCGCCTCTGTGGTCCTTTGAGTGCCCGAAGCGGCGGAAGTCATCGGTGTCGTCGATCTCGAAGTAGGTGGAGGTCGTGTCGAAGAGGATCACGTCGACTTCTACGTTGAAGAGGTTGGCGACCGCAAAGAACACCTCGCGCTGGATCGCCTCTGTGGCGTCCAAGAGGAAGTCCATGGCGCGGTAGAAGACCTGGGGGTCGGTGCCGACGCCCGAGATGCCAGGCAGCGCCACGTCGCTTGCCGCCCACTCCAAGGCGGCGAGCTTCGAGGAGGGGGCGAGGGCCCGGTTACAGACGAGGCAGAACAAGAGGCGCTCGACCGATGCCGACAGCCGCCTGCCCGAGGCAGCCTTGGCGATGGCGCGGGGGATCTCGAGCTTGCGCCACAGCTCATCGAGCACGTAGGCGCCGCCGAAGGGCCGAGATGCGACGAACGACAGCTCACCCGACGCGCTCGCCTCGAGGGCGTCGGCGGGGTCCAAGAACCTCGAGATCGAGCGCACGAGCCGCTTGAGCGCCTCGCGGTCGAGCTCGTCTTCACGCCCGAAGGAGTAGACGACCTCGGCGCGTGCCTGCTGGCGGGTGGAGTCCCAGGTGTTGTGGGCGAGCTGGCAGTAGCGGACCACCGAACCGTCTCGGTTCCGGCGGGAGATCGTCCGCAGGTACATCACCTAGGATGATACCACATCATCCCTGACCAGACGCGGATCACTCGCGATATTGTGTGCCTAGGCACTTCGACCCTTCTGGCGGGCTCCCAACTCCCTGACCTGGGTGTTCAGCGCTCGGCGTGCCTAGAGACGGCCTGCAACTGTCGAACCCGGGCTGACGCTCGCCCGAGCGATCGCGTCGATCCGGCAATCCAGCACCGCGCGGTCTCATCGCCCTACGCTCGCGACGCTGGCGGTCGAGACGAGGATCGGAGGTCGCCGTGGTCCACGCGGGTTCTGCAGCGCTGGTCGGGGCCGTCGTGAACCTCAACACCCCGGGCACCTACCTGCACTGGTCCGTGCTTGTCATCTCCGTCGCGAACCTCGGGGTCATCGGCGCGATGCTCCTCATCTTCGCCGGCGCCCTGCTCGTGCGCTTCCCGCCGGGGCGCCAGGTCGAGCAGGTCGGCGACCCGGAAGGGCCCGAGCGAGCCGGTCGCTCGGGCGGGGACAGCGCGCCGTCGTGGACCGGCCGCCTCCGGCGGCTCGGGGTGCGCCTGCTCCCACCAGACAAGCTGCTCCCCGAGACGCAGCCCTCCTACGTCGCCTCCTGGATCTACGTCTTCGGCGTGGCGAGCCTCGCCGCCCTGGCGGTAGCGATCGTGTCGGGCCTGCTGATCGCGCTGGGCGGCGTCGACTGGTGGCACTCGAACCCGGGCGGGCACTTCTTCAACAGCCTGCACCTCTGGAGCGTCGAGCTCTTCATGGCCTTCATGGTCATCCACCTGTGGGGCAAGTTCTGGATGGCGGCCTGGCGCGGCCAGCGCGGGCGGACGTGGATGACCGGCGTCCTCGCCTTCCTCGCGTCGGTCGTGGAGTGCTTCACCGGCTACCTGTCCCAGCAGAACTTCGACTCGCAGTGGATCGCCACGAACGGCAAGGACGCCTTCAACGCTGCCGGCGTGGGTGGCTTCTGGAACGTGATGAACCTCGGCCAGATGCTCCTCTGGCACGTCGTCCTCATGCCGCTCGTCCTCGTCGGCCTCGTCGCCGTCCACATCCTCCTCGTCCGCTACCGGGGGGTCGTGCACCCGTTCCCCGCGCGCGCCGGGCGCGACGCGCTCGGTCAGCGCTCGGCCGAGGTGCGCCGGCCGACTCGACGCGAGCTCAGGGCCCACGACGCGGCATCCTGGCGCGGCCCGGTTCGCCGCTACGACCTCGTGAAGGAGGCCGTCGCCGCCACCGTCGTCGTCGTCCTCGCGGCCGTTGCTCTCGCCTCGCTGCTCTCCTCGCCGGACAAGCCCCAGATCACGCTGCGCCAGTGGGCGAGCGCAGACCCGGCCGACTTCGTGGCCACCGCCGCCTCCGAGCTCGCAGGTACCTCGTTCTCCGCGACGTACGGCCCGCCCTACAACAACGGCGATGGTGCCGTGCAGGGCCTCGGCATCTCCTGGCAGCGCCTCGCCGGCATCCTCGACCCGATCGACCCGCAGCAGATGTTCGTCCTCGACCCGCTGCGCGCCGTCGCCGGTCACGACCGGGCCCTGCGTCGCGCCCTCGCTGCCTGGGGTGCCGCCTCGCCCGCCCAGCAGCGGTCCTGGGCGCAGGCCTACGCGACAGCGGCTGCGAGGCGCGTCACCTTCGCGACCGGGGGCGCACCGGTCGTCGCGCCCGGCAGCTACGGGCCGGTGCCCGAGCTCATGGCGGCCGAGCTGACCCTCGCGCGCGACGGAGGCCTGGACGCCAGCCTCCTCGCTCGCCAGCCCTTCTACGGGACGAACTTCACGAAGCCGCTGCTCTGCCTCGCCGACGGCAGCTACTACGCCAACCAGGCGACCGCCGAGCACCTCCAGGGGAACCAGTGGGGCGTGATGAACGAGACGGGGAGCTACCCGGGCCAACCCTGGCTGTGGCTCTACCAGCTCTGGTACCACATCCCGGGGATCGACACCTCGGCCAACATCGACCTCATCGCCATCTACCTCACCGGCGCCGCGACCCTCCTGCTGCTCCTCGTACCCTTCATCCCGGGCCTGCGCGACCTCCCGCGCCTCGTGCCGATCCACCGCCTCGTCTGGCGCCACTACTACCGAGAGGCCGAGTCCCTCGGCGAACGCCGGCCGAGCTGAGCCCGCACCGGGCGAGCTAGCGGCGCCGACGTGCCGTGCCGTCGCGGCGCGCGAGGGCACGTGCCCCGGCGGCGAGCATCAGCACGAGGACGACGGCCCAAGCCGACAACCCGACGAAGAACCAGACCCTCGCCAGCGAGACCATGAACCCGAGCCTGGCGGCACGCCCGAGCGTGTAGGACGCCACCGTGTACATCCCGAGCGGGAAGACGACGCTCCACAGGCGCGGCTCGTACGTGCGGGGGTAGCCCTGCAGGAGGTAGCGCCACACCCCGAACAGCACGAGGAGCGGTATCCACCAGGTGCCGAAGGCCCACAGGACGGTCGAGAGCCCGACGAGAAAGGGGCGCAGCTCGCCGACGAAGGCCCCGCCCGGGACGTGCGCGTCGGCGAGGATCCCCGCCGCGGCGCGCACGCTGATGGCGGTCGCCCCCATCGCGATCCAGTACGCCGGGCCCATCTCCGCCGGCGTGATCTCGACGAGCAGGAGGCGGAGGAAGATCGCGCCGATGAGGAGGAGGTAGAGGACGGCGCCGACGCTCCAGAAGCAGACCGCGACCGCCGGAAGCGCGGCGCGCAGCGCGGCCGGGGGACCCCCGGGCGCGAGCGCGGCGGCCACGATGGCCACGGACTGGGTGGCGACGACCCAGACGAGCCAGGTGCCGTTCAGCTCGCCGAGGACGGGCCGTCGGGCGGCGACCACGATCGACCACGGCAGGCCGTAGGTGAGGCCGAGCCAGACGAGCGCGCCCGCGGCACCGAGGCCGAGGGCGACGAGGGGGTGCCCGCCGAGCGCGACGCGCGCCGCGAGCACGTTCGAGCCGGCGACCACGGTGAAGTAGGCCATCGCGGTCGTCGGGTCGAGGAGGCTGCGCCGCACCGACGCCCGAAACCAGACGAGGCGCGCGCCGTAGGCGAGGGTGAGGAGCACGAAGCCGGCGACCGTGACGCCGAGGACGACCTGCGAGAGAAGGGGGTACCCGAGGAGGTCGGCGCCGACGGAGACGATCCCGCTCGCCATGACGAACGCGAAGTAGCCGGGGTCGAGCGTGTCGAGCGCGCGCCGCACGGTGCCAGCACGCCCCGCGCCCGGCGCGGCCGGCGGCCGAGCAGGGGCGCTGCCGCCCTCGAGCCAGGCGAGGGGGTCGCCGGCGGTCACGTCCGGCCGTCGCTCAGTAGGGCACACCGATGCGCCGCCAGCGCCGGCCGCTCGTCCCCGGTTCGTTCGGGCGCGTCGCGACCCGGCTGCGGTAGACGACGTACGGCCGCCACAGGTACCAGACCGGGTAGCTCCACGCGTGCACGAGGCGGCTGAAGGGCCACACGGCGAGCACCGCCCAGGCGGCCGTGGCGTGCACCTGGTAGATGAGCGGGGCGCGGGCCACCGCGCGCACGTCGGGGTTGCCGACGAACAGTCCCCGGAACCACAGCGACACGCTCTCGCGGTAGTCGTAGCCGCTCCCGAGCAGCCCCACGCCGACGGTCTCGGCGATCCCGAGCACGATGACGATGGCGAGCAGGACGAGCGCCACCCAGTCGACGGCGGACGTCGTCGCGCGGACACGGGCGACGAAGAGGCGGCGCCCCGCGAGGATCGCGACGCCCGCGATCACGCCGGCAGCCGCGACGGTGCCCGCCGAGGCGGCGAACCAGCGGTAGGCCGCCTCGGGGATCCCGATGGCGCGCGTGAAACGCTCGGGCACGAGGATGCCGATGACGTGGCCGCCGATGGCGGCGAACGTCGCGTAGTGGAACAACGGGGAGCCCCACTTCAGCAGGCGCCGCTCCTGGAGCTGGGTGGACCGGCTCGTCCAGCCGAACTGGTCGTAGCGGTAGCGCCAGACGTGGCCGATCACGAAGGTGGCGAGCGCGACGTACGGCAGGATCACCCACCAGAACAGCTGGAAGCCGGTGACGCCGGCGAGTCCGCTCACGTCGCCGCGGCGCACGCCCGACCGCGTCCGACCGCCGGCGCGGCCCTGGCGCCGTCGCCACCTGCCCTCGCCCCCCGCCGGCGCCCGAGCGGCCCGAGTCGGCGCCGCGGACGCAGAACCTCCAGCAGCCCCTCGAGCGCGGCGGCGTACGGGCCCGAGGGGCCGAGGTCCTCGCTCAGCGCCTCGAGCGCGCTGCGGTGCTCGGCGAGGAGGGTGGCGCCAACTGGCGACACGGCCGCCAGCTCGAGCAGCGCCGGGAGGAAGTCGGGCAGTTCGCCCGGCGCGAGCGCGAGGCCGAGCGACCGGTAGGTGCCGGCCATCTCGGCGAGGGCGGCCCCCCGCTCGCGCCCCTCGCCGTAGCGGTAGGAGGTGAGGTGGAGCGAGCGTCGTCGCAGGTCGAAGGTGTCGACGTAGTCGGCCTGCGCCTCGAGGAGGGAGCGGAGGGCGAGCGCCTCGCAGGCAGCGGCGAGCCGGGCGCGCGCCCGCGAGCCCGGGAGGCGGCCGAGGGCGCCTCGCACCGCCCCGAGGTCCTCGGCGTAGCCCTCCTCCGGGTAGCTGAGGAGCACCGAGGCGCAGCCGAACAGGACCGCCGCCTCCCGGCGCCTCACGCCGGCGCCTCCGGCTCCGGCGAATCGGGCAGCACCCGCAGGTGGAGGCGCCGGACCTCGTCGCGGCCGAGGGCCTCGGCCGGATCGGCGGGGTCGCGCACGAGGATCTGGCTCGGCGTGGCCGCGACGCGAGGGTCCTCGTCAGCGCCGAGCGCGCAGCCGGAGAGGGCGTGCTGAGCGAGCAGACGCCCGCCCTCCTCGGCGTGCGCGGGGGCACGACGTAGCGGTCCTCGTAGCGGGCGATGGCGAGCAGGCGGAAGAGGTCCTCCGCATCCGCGTCGCTCATGCCCACGGCGTCGAGATCGACAGCCGGCGGACGCCCGAGCTGGCGCGCCCGCATGAGGGCGCGCACGGCCGCGAGGCGTCGCAGCGCGTCGCGCACCGGTCCGACCCGCCCGGCGCTGAGCAGGCTGGCGAGGTACTCGAGCGGGATGCGCAAGGCGTCGATGGCGGCGAAGACCGCCGTCGGGTCTCGCCCGTCGTCGCCGCGGTCGGCGGCGACGTCGACGACCGGCGAGAGCGGCGGCACGTACCACACCATCGGCAGCGTCCGGAACTCCGGGTGCAGCGGCAGCGCGACCCGGTGGCGGGCGATCAGCGCGTAGGCAGGCGAGCGGCGGGCGGCCGCAACCCAGTCGTGCGGGATCCCCTGACGCTCCGCCTCGGCGGCGACGGCGGGGTCAGCCGGATCGAGGAAGAGCGCGAGCTGCGCCTCGTAGAGGTCGGCCGGGTCGGGGCTCGCGGCAGCGGCGGTCACGGCATCGGCGTCGTAGAGGACGAGCCCGAGGTAGCGCAGCCGACCGACGCAGGTCTCCGAGCAGATCGTGGGAAGTCCGGCCTCGACGCGGGGGAAGCAGAAGGTGCACTTCTCCGCCTTGCCGGTGCGGTGGTTGAAGTACACCTTCTTGTACGGGCACCCCGAGACGCAGAAGCGCCACCCTCGGCAGCGGTCCTGGTCGACGAGGACGATGCCGTCCTCGGACCGCTTGTACATCGCGCCCGACGGGCACGAGGCGACGCAGGAGGGGTTGAGGCAGTGCTCGCAGATGCGCGGCAGGTAGAACATGAACACCGACTCGAAGTCGAGCCGGACGCGCTCGCCGAGGGCAGCGAGGTTCGGGTCGTCGCGCGCGCGCTCGGGCGCCCCGGCGAGGTCGTCCTCCCAGTTCGCGCCCCAGCGCGGGGTCATCTCGAGGCCGGTCAGCGCCGACCGGGCCGAGACCGACGGTGCCTTCGTCCCCGCGGGGGCCTCGATCAGGCGCGCGTAGTCGTAGGTGAACGGGTCGTGGAAGTCCTCGATCGTCGGCAGGTCCGGGTTGTAGAAGATCGTCGCGAGCCGCCGCAGGCGCCCGCCGGCACGCAGGCGCAGCCGCCCCCTTCGGTCGAGCTCCCACCCGCCCTTCCAGCGCTGCTGGTCCTCGTAGTGCCTCGGGTAGCCGACGCCCGGCTTCGTCTCGACGTTGTTGAAGTAGACGTACTCGGTCCCCGGCCGGTTCGTCCACGTCTGCTTGCAGGTCACCGTGCAGGTGTGGCACCCGATGCACTTGTCGAGGTTCATCACCATGCACACCTGCGCCATCACCCGCACGCCGGCCTCCCGATCAGAACGCCACGTCCTGCGAGCGGCGCCGGATGACGGCGAGCTCGTCCCGCTGCGAGCCGGTCGGCCCGTAGTAGTTGAAGCCGTAGGAGAGCTGGGCGTAGCCGCCGATGAGGTGCGTCGGCTTCATGACGACGCGCGTCAGCGAGTTGTCGGTGCCGCCGTGCAGCCCGGACAGCTCGGAGAGGGGCATCTCGAGGTGGCGATCCACGGCGTGGTACATGAGCACGGTCCCCGGCGGGACGCGATGGCTGACCGCGGCGCGCGCCACCGTGACGCCGTTGCGGTTGTACGCCTCGACCCAGTCGTTGTCGGCGACCCCGAGGCGGCGCGCGTCGAGGTCGTTCACCCAGATGACCGGCCCGCCGCGGAACAGGTTCAGCATGTGCAGGTTGTCCTGGTACTCGGAGTGGATCGACCACTTCGAGTGCGGGGTGAGGAAGCGCGCGACGAGCTGCGGGCCGGTCCCCGGCCGCCGCTGGTCGCCGAAGGCGGCGACGAGGTCGAGCGGCGGGCGGTAGGTGGGGAGCATCTCCCCGAGCTCGGCCACCCAGTCGTGGTCGAGGAAGAGGTGCTGGCGCCCCGTGAGGGTGTGCCAGGGCTTCAGCCGCTCGACGTTCACGGTGAACGGGGCGTAGCGGCGCTGGGACGACTCTGCGCCGGACCACTCCGGCGAGCAGATGACCGAGCGCGGCTGGGCGATCGTGTCGGCGAAGGTGATGCGATCGCCGGCGCGCTCGTGCGCGAGGTCGGCGAGCCGCACACCCGTGCGCGCCTCGAGCGCCTCGAAGCCGGCGACCGCGAGCCGCCCGTTCGTCGTCCCCGAGAGCGCGAGGATCGCCTCGCAGAACAGGATCGCCCGGTCGAGACGAGGACGACCGTGCGCGACGCCGCCGCGCACCGTCCCGTTCCGGCTGCGCAGGTACTCGACCTCGGCTCCGACGGGGAAGACGACCCCCTTCGTCGTCGCGCCGAGCTCGTCGACGAGCGGTCCGAGCGCGCCGAAGCGCTCGGCGAGGCCCGGGTAGTCCCGCTCGACGACGACGAGGCGGGGCATCGTCCGGCCGGGCACGGGCGGGCACTCCCCTGCCTGCCAGTCGAGCGCCCGCCCGCCCGGCTGGGCGCACTCGTCGGGGGTGTCGTGCAGGAGCGGCACGGCGACGAGGTCCCGGCGCACGCCGAGCCGCCCGGCCGCGAGCCGGGAGAAGGCCGCGGCGAGGTCCTGGAAGATCTCGAAGTCCGGGCGCGCCTCCCAGGGGGGCGCGATCGCGGGGTTGAACGAGTGCACGAACGGGTGCATGTCGGTCGAGGAGAGGTCGTGCTTCTCGTACCAGGTCGCCGCCGGCAGCACCACGTCGGCGTAGATGCCCGTCGAGGTCATGCGGAAGTCGATGTCGACGAGGAGGTCGAGCTTGCCCTCGGGCGCCGACTCGCGCCACGCGACCTCCCTCGGGCGCGCCTCGGGCGGACACGGAGAGGCCGCGACGGCATGGTCGGCCCCGAGGAGGTGCCTGAGGAAGTACTCGTGGCCCTTGCCCGAGGAGCCGAGGAGGTTCGAGCGCCAGACCGTGAGGACCCGCGGGAAGTTCGCCGGGTCATCGGGGTCGGCGGCCGCGAAGCGGAGCCGCCCGGCGGCGAGCTCCCCGACGACGAAGTCGTCGCAGCTGCGCCCCGAGGCGACGGCCTCGTCGGCGAGGTCGAGCGGGTTGCGATCGAACGTCGGGTGGGAGGCGAGCCAGCCGCAGCGCGCCGCGTAGAGGTTGCAGTCCGCGACGGAGCGTCCGGCGAGGCGCCCGACGCCGAGGGGCGTGGCGAGCTCGTCGGCCCGGGCCGCCTCGTAGCGCCACTGGTCCGTGGCGAGGTACCAGAACGGGGTGGCCGGCATGTGCCGGGTCGGCCGCACCCAGTCCGCGGCGAAGGCGAGGGTCGACCACCCCGTCAGTGGGCGCACCTTCTCCTGCCCCACGTAGTGGGCCCAGCCCCCGCCGTTCACCCCCTCGCACCCGGTGAGCAGGAGGAGAGCGAGGAAGGTGCGGTAGATCTGGTCCGAGTGGTACCAGTGGTTGGTCCCCGCGCCCATGGCGATCATCGAGCGACCGCCTGAGGCCTCGGCGTTGGCGGCGAACTCGCGAGCGACGCGCACGGCCGCGGCGGCCGGCACCGAGGTGATCGCCTCCTGCCAGGCTGGCGTGTAGGGTGCGCCGGCGTCGTCGTAGGACGACGGCCACTCGCCCGGGAGCCCCGGGCGCGCCACGCCGTAGTGGGCCATCACGAGGTCGAACACGGTCGTGACGAGACGGCCGCCGAGGCGGACCGCCGGGACGCCGCGCCGCACAGTCGAGCCCCCCTGACCCTCCCCGACGTCGAAGCGCGGGAGGTCGACGGGGAGCGCCTCGGCGCCAGGCCGCCCGTAGAGGCTGAGCGCCGGGCGGATCTCCCCGAGGTCGAGGTTCCAGCGGCCGGCCCCCGACTCGCTCCAGCGGAAGCCGACCGATCCATTCGGCACGGCCGGCTCGCCCGTCGCCTCGTCGAGCACGACCGTCTTCCACTCGGCCAGCTCGACACGCTCGCCGAGGTCGGCGGCGGTGAGGAAGTGGTCGGGCACGTACGCGTCGGCGCGCTCGCGCAGCGAGACGAGGAAGGGCAGGTCGGTGTAGCGCGCTGCGTAGGCGGCGAAGGGCGGGTCGGGTCGGTCCCGGTAGAACTCGGTCAGGATGACGTGGCCCATCGCCATCGCCAGGGCGGCGTCGGTGCCCGGCGCCGCGGCGAGCCACTCGTCCGCGAACTTCGTGTGGTCGGAGTAGTCGGGCGAGACGACGACGACCTTCTGGCCCCGGTAGCGGGCCTCCGCCATGAAGTGCGCGTCGGGGGTGCGCGTGATCGGCAGGTTCGTGCCCCACACGATGAGGTAGGAGGCGTTCCACCAGTCGGCCGACTCCGGCACGTCGGTCTGGTCGCCGAAGGTCTGCGGCGAGGCCACCGGCAGGTCGGCGTACCAGTCGTAGAAGGAGAGGACCACGCCGCCGAGCAGGGAGTAGAAGCGCGTGCCGGCCGCGTAGGAGGCCATCGACATCGCCGGGATGACGGTGAACCCGGCCGTACGGTCCGGGCCGTAGGTGGCGACCGTGTGCACGTGCGCCGCGGCGACGAGCTCGAGCACCTCCGGCCACGGCGCGCGCACGAACCCGCCGCGGCCGCGCGCGGACTTGTACGCACGGGCGCGCTCGGGGTCGCCGCTCACCTCCGCCCACGCCGCCACCGGGTCGCCGAGGCGCTCGCGGGCGGCGCGCCACGCCTCGAGGAGCACGCCCCGCACGTAGGGGTAGCGCACCCGCGCCGGCGAGTACGTGTACCAGGAGAACGACGCCCCCCGCGGGCAGCCGCGCGGCTCGTACTCGGGCGAGTCCGGCCCCACCGACGGGTAGTCGACCGCCTGGGTCTCCCAGGTGATGATCCCGTCCTTGACGAAGACCTGCCACGAGCACGAGCCGGTGCAGTTCACGCCGTGGGTCGAGCGCACGACCTTGTCGTGGCGCCAGCGCTCCCGGTAGAAATCCTCGGCGCGCCGCCCGCCACGGCGGTGCAGCTCACGCGTGTCGGGCGACGGCACGCCCGGCTGGAGGTAGCGGGCCGCCCGCACGAGGCCGCTGCCGGCGAGGAGCTCGGCCCCGCCGGCGCGCGCTGCGCTCACGTCGCCGTCTCGGTCAAGCCCGCTGCCTCGCTTCCGGGCGCATCGCTCGTTCTGGGCAGCATCGCAGCCCGGTCGTGTGCCGTCAAGGACGCGACGCATCGCCCCACGAGGTGGTGCAGCGGCGGCCGGGCAGCCGCTGGTCGTCGATGTTTTTCTGCTCTATGCTAGAAATAGTTCTGCACGAGGAGGCGCGCCGTGACCGTGTCGGAGACCGAGAGCTTCCAGGCGATGCTCGCCCACCACCGAGAGCTCGAGGAGGGCGTCGCGCGTCGAGTCGCGGCCGTGCGCGACGCGCACCGCTCGGGCGAGGGCGCGCCCGGCGCGACCCGCGAGCTCGTCGCCTTCCTCGCCGGGACGGTCCTGCCGCACGCGGCGGCCGAGGAGCGCTCCGTCTACGCCGCTGCCGCGGCCCGTGCGGAGCTCGCCGCGACTATCGAGGAGATGACCGGCGAGCACGAGGCGCTCGCCGCTTCGGTGGCCCGCCTCGCCGGCCTCGCCTCGAGCGATGCCACGCCGC
The nucleotide sequence above comes from Acidimicrobiales bacterium. Encoded proteins:
- a CDS encoding nitrate reductase subunit alpha, which gives rise to MSAARAGGAELLAGSGLVRAARYLQPGVPSPDTRELHRRGGRRAEDFYRERWRHDKVVRSTHGVNCTGSCSWQVFVKDGIITWETQAVDYPSVGPDSPEYEPRGCPRGASFSWYTYSPARVRYPYVRGVLLEAWRAARERLGDPVAAWAEVSGDPERARAYKSARGRGGFVRAPWPEVLELVAAAHVHTVATYGPDRTAGFTVIPAMSMASYAAGTRFYSLLGGVVLSFYDWYADLPVASPQTFGDQTDVPESADWWNASYLIVWGTNLPITRTPDAHFMAEARYRGQKVVVVSPDYSDHTKFADEWLAAAPGTDAALAMAMGHVILTEFYRDRPDPPFAAYAARYTDLPFLVSLRERADAYVPDHFLTAADLGERVELAEWKTVVLDEATGEPAVPNGSVGFRWSESGAGRWNLDLGEIRPALSLYGRPGAEALPVDLPRFDVGEGQGGSTVRRGVPAVRLGGRLVTTVFDLVMAHYGVARPGLPGEWPSSYDDAGAPYTPAWQEAITSVPAAAAVRVAREFAANAEASGGRSMIAMGAGTNHWYHSDQIYRTFLALLLLTGCEGVNGGGWAHYVGQEKVRPLTGWSTLAFAADWVRPTRHMPATPFWYLATDQWRYEAARADELATPLGVGRLAGRSVADCNLYAARCGWLASHPTFDRNPLDLADEAVASGRSCDDFVVGELAAGRLRFAAADPDDPANFPRVLTVWRSNLLGSSGKGHEYFLRHLLGADHAVAASPCPPEARPREVAWRESAPEGKLDLLVDIDFRMTSTGIYADVVLPAATWYEKHDLSSTDMHPFVHSFNPAIAPPWEARPDFEIFQDLAAAFSRLAAGRLGVRRDLVAVPLLHDTPDECAQPGGRALDWQAGECPPVPGRTMPRLVVVERDYPGLAERFGALGPLVDELGATTKGVVFPVGAEVEYLRSRNGTVRGGVAHGRPRLDRAILFCEAILALSGTTNGRLAVAGFEALEARTGVRLADLAHERAGDRITFADTIAQPRSVICSPEWSGAESSQRRYAPFTVNVERLKPWHTLTGRQHLFLDHDWVAELGEMLPTYRPPLDLVAAFGDQRRPGTGPQLVARFLTPHSKWSIHSEYQDNLHMLNLFRGGPVIWVNDLDARRLGVADNDWVEAYNRNGVTVARAAVSHRVPPGTVLMYHAVDRHLEMPLSELSGLHGGTDNSLTRVVMKPTHLIGGYAQLSYGFNYYGPTGSQRDELAVIRRRSQDVAF